TGATTCCAGCTCAAAACGAGGAGGCTTCCATAGGAAGCAAGGTCCTGATTGCGGCAAGTTATGCAGACCGCGTACTCGTGATTGACAAAGGTTCTACTGACCGAACGATGGAAGTAGCAGCTCTGGGAGGGGCAAGAGTCGTCCCTTTGACCGGAGGAGAAGAATCATTAATAAAAATTCTTTATAGGGCATCCCTTGATTCAGAGCTTGTGGTTCTTATCTATCCTGAGTGCATGCAGGATATAGATCTACTGTCTCATGTTCTCGAGCCATTAAGGCAGGGGTTTGACCTGTCGATAGGTTCCTGGCCCTGCCGGATTTCCTGTGAACAGGAGACTGTCATGCTTCTGAACGGGAAAAGCACCTTTAAAGAAAAAATAGGCTTTCTTGCCATAAACTCAAGATCGCTTCAGAATATTAGTTCAGGCAAAGAGCATATGTCTTTGAAGTCCCTGCTTTCTGCTGCGAAAACCGAAGACCTTAAGGTTAACTACCTGAGCTTTGACGTTGATCCTGCATTTCGAAAGCTTGAGAGCGCCCGTATAGGAGTTGTAATACCTGCTTATAATGAAGAACTGCTTATTGGCGAAACCCTGAGTGGGATTCCAGAGTATGTTGATCGGATCTATGTTATCGATGATTGTAGTATTGACCGGACTGGAGAGATTGTAAAAAAGTTCGGAGACCCGAGAATCGTTTATTTGCGCCACGAGGTAAACAAAGGTGTCGGAGCAGGAATAATTAACGGGTACAAGCTTGCTCTAAAAGATGAAATGGATATTGTAGTAGTTATGGCCGGGGATAACCAGATGGATCCTGCCCAGCTTCCAAGATTGATCTTTCCGATTATCGAGGGATGGGCTGACTACACAAAGGGTAACCGGCTCCTTTCGGACAATTTTATGACCGGGATGAGCAGGTGGAGGTCTTTTGGAAACCTTCTGCTGAGTTTCCTGACTAAAATTGGGAGTGGATACTGGCATATTATGGACCCACAGAACGGGTATACAGCCATTTCCAGACAGGCCCTTGAGGTTATCGATCTGGATTCAGTTTACCCTTACTATGGCTATTGTAACGACCTGCTGATCAAGCTTAATGCCTTTGGAATGAGGGTCATGGATGTGGTAATCCCTGCCCGTTACGGCAGAGAAAAGTCATCCATAAAGTACAGCAAGTATATCCTTAAGGTTTCACCCATGCTATTCAGGGGTTTTCTCTGGAGGCTAAGGATCAAATACACGGTACTGGATTTCCATCCTCTGGTTCTGTTCTACTTCCTTGGAATGCTTGCCTTACCTTTGAGTGTGCTCCTGGGGTTCTGGGGACTTTTACAGCTATTGTTTCAAAACCCTCTACCTTCCTATTACCCACTGCTTGGTTTCTTCGTACTGGGTACCGGACTTCAGATGCTCCTGTTCGGAATGCTCTTTGATATGCAGGTTGAAAAGAAAAGGAATGACAGGGTAGGACTTGCTCGTTGAGGTTTGGAAGGAAAACTTCCAGACCTTTCTCTGTAATGTATTTTACTCAAAAACAATAGGATTCCACCTGTTTAACAAGGGCAAATACTCTGGGATCTTTTCTTTTTTGACACAGGTAAATCCCGGCAAGAACAAGAAGGCAGCTGAACGGATGAAACAGGAAACCCCTTGAAACAGGAAACCCCTTAAATCTTTAGATTTAGCGGGTAGTTCACTTGTTTGTATACTCTATAGTAAGTTTTGGTCTCTGGGCTTTGTTTTGCCATTCCGAACTGTAGAATGCAATATAATTATTGTCTTCCACTCTGGCTTTTATCAGGAAACCGGTATTTTCATACTTCCCACTGGTGTACTCCTGCACAAGCTCTGTTACATCCAGCTCATAATAACGGTCTTCCGGAAGATCACTGCTCTTAATAGTGATTGTCGCATATGGGTTGCTACCCTGAGAAACACCATTTTTATCGTACCAGTCTCCTCCTGGGTTCTGCCAGAGGGTTTCTGTTTCTCTTTCTTCCCAGGTAACATGTTCCTCACACCATTTTTCCGGCCTGTATACTTCAAGAACAGTATCTTCCAGCCTGGCCACTTCTGGGTAATACCAGAACAAAGAAAGGGTTGCTTTTTCAATACGGTCTGCTTCATCCAGCTCGTTCAGTTCAAAAATCATGACAGCCCTGTATATTCCTCCCTCTGGTCTTTTTCCCACATCGGTATATTCAGTTTCTCGATATGTCGTGTTAGGAGACTCTTCTTTCAGCCTGTTGTCCGAAACAACCGACAGTGAGGCGATTTTAAGGGTTTCTTCGTCCGATTCTCCCGAAGTAAAACCCAAAAAGGTATTTTTCACAAACTTTACTATTTTTGATATAGCCCTTTCAATATCATATTTGATGCCTTCTTCCCGTCTTGCATCGATGCCATGCTCATCTATCTCATAAGGCATTTCCTGTGGCCCTGCGTTTATCGCGTCTGCACAGGGCAGGTTTTGCACTGAAGACCCGTTTTTACCCAGCTGTTCAATAAGTGCAGGATCGGCCTGTACATCCGATGTAGAGCTGGCATACATGTAGTCTCCACCCGAATTGTTTAAGAGACAGTTGTTTTGAAGGATGAACGAATGAGTGTTTTTCAATTCATTATAAAAAGCATAACCTTCTCCGGCGGCAGGATTCGATTGGGTATTAATTATTATATTATTTCGTGCAATGGTTGTATAGCCTGACTCTGGAGATGAAAACTCGTTGTTTACCTCTTTATGAGCAATTGCCGCCCCATAGCATCCATCGAATACGTTGTTTTCTATCAGGGTATCGTAAAAACCGTTGATGACGATACCTCCTGCCCAGTCGGCACCGAAATTAATGCCAGTTTTGTAAAATTTATTATTGTGAATGTATATATCTTTTGCAGAATCTTTTGAATATGTGGACCCGTAGCCTGTAATCCAGATTCCTGCGGCATTTGTTTCATATATCAGGTTGTTGTAAATTTCTATTTCATCCATTACTGTTGACGAACCCGCTTTCTGGATTTCAATTCCAGCTCCGCCTTCCCCCTCGGAATTGATTACATTGTTATAAAATTTGACTTGATTCCCGTTATATACTCTGAGCCCGCTGTTTGTTCTGCACGTTATTTTGTTGTTCCAGGCTTTTACATTTGAAGAATAGATAATATAAAGAGCATCATGCCCGAGTTTATATATCGTGTTGTTATAAAATTGAATATTGTAACCTTTCACCACTTTCAGCCCATCACCGTGGCTGTCATGCATATACATATCATATACCTGAATATTTTTGCAGTTGAGAAAATGGATCAGGTTGTAGTACCCTTTTCCCCTGCCTTTTTCCTTATTTCCGTCATGGTTTCCGTCGATTTCAAAACCTCTTATAGTAATATTCTGGTTTCCCGAACTATCGATCTGTGTAATCAGGGGTTTTTCCTCTGGCCAGCCTGCTTTATCTTCAAGTTTAATCACAGTTGTGGAATCCCCTTCCAGGATGGTATTGCTGCCGATGAGAATGCTGCTCGAGATAGTGTATGTATTAGGACCTTTTAAATGAACAGTTGTGTACTCCGGGTTTTCTGCAACATATGCGAGGGCTTTATTGATCTCTACCTGGTCATCGATTCCATCGCAGTTGAAAGCTTCACTCCCATCGGTATTTACATAAACCGTCTGTTCAGACGGGGTATTTGAGAGGGCAACGGTTACACCTGCAAGCAGAATCAGAATTAAGATCAGGATCCCTTTTTTCTTTTTTTCTCCCTGTCTATATATCCACGGATTTTTGTTCATTTTGTACCCCCGATACACTTAACTATAACTCTCTAAACTTTATAAAAGTTATCTTTTAGGGCCGGTAAAAAACTTTACCTAAATGTTTGAGTTTTTTTCGGATCCTTATGTCAAAAGAGTTTGATTTTTAAATAAAAAACCTTTTTTCCTCTTTAATATTTTTTATACACAATATCTATAAGTCATAAATTTTTGAGGTTAGCAGAAAAGTCTGTCCTGAATCTGGAGAGGATCTAACTGTGGAGATTAAAAGCAAACCCCTGGAAGTTTAAGTTCAAACTTCTTTCCGAGGCTGGATAAATTAAAGTCTTTTAATTAAGGGATACATCTGAGAAAGCATTAAATCTGAATTGAGGAAGCATTAAATCTGAATTTAAAAGAAAAGTAGATAGAGGCTTCTCAGGAGTATCCTGAACATCCTCCACTCAGACGAAAATATCTGATGCCACCAGGCCACATATCCTGGCATTACACCTGACCTTGATGCTTCTCCAGTGTTTCCGTACCTTCCTATATTGATCCTTTTCCCGTTGTCTTCGGGCTCATTTGAGTAGTCAGAGGAGGAATACCCTGCATCAATACACGGGGAATTTTCAATGTCCTTTACCCAGGTTTTCCCATTCCATCTGCCGCCTGCTGATCTAAGATGGTAATCATTTTTTTTCTGATTTGCGAAAAGAGGATTTACATAAATATCGCTTGTTGAGGTTGCATTTCTATAGTCTCCTGCCACATTATTGTAAAAGCAGTTGTTTTCCAGTACAAGCCTATGGGTTTTGGGGAGGTAATTGACAACACCAAATCCTGTCCCGCTTGACTCGCTCTTGCGCCGTTTCGTATTTGTAATGATGTTATTACGGACAATGGTCGTGTATCCTGTACCTTTAGGTGATACTTCTATGGAGCGGTCTGTCGGGTACATCGGGACGATAGCAGCATGATACGTGCCGTCAAACACGTTATTCTCAATCAAGGTATTGTTAAATCCGCTGGTTACAATACCTCCTACCCAGTCAATACTTGGGTTTGTGCCTGTGCTGTAGAATGTATTGTGATGAATATGGACATTCTGTGCTTCTGTCAGAGGGTAGTTACCATAGGCAAGCAGCCAGATGCCAGGTCCGTAAGTGTCGTGAATCGTATTATTATATATTTCTATATCATCCATGACAGCTGAGGATTTCTGGATCTGAATTCCAGGTCCGCCTGCGCTCCAGTGATAAAAGGAATCAATGGTATTGTCATGAAATTTCACATGATTCGAATCCCACACTCTAAGCCCGCTGTTAGTCCTGCAGGTTATCGTATTATTCCAGGCTTCCAGGTATTGAGACTGGATCCCGTAAAGACCGTCGTGACCGAGCTTATATACTGTATTGTCGTAAAACCGAATATTGGAACTGTTTTCAACTTTCAGTCCGTCTCCATGACTGTCATGCATATACATATCATGAACCTGGATATTTGTTGAATTAACTAAATGGATTAGATTATAGTATCCGGCGCCTTTCTTTTTATCTGTATTGGCGTCATGATTCCCGTTTATCTCAAAACCCTTTATAGTAATATTCTGGTTTCCGAAACTATTTATCTGCGTAATCAGAGGCTTTGTTACTGCCCAGTTTGCTTTGTCTTTAAGCTTTACCACAGCTGTAGGGTCCCCTTCCAGAATGGTATCGCTTCCGATGAAAATACTGTCTGAGATTACGTATGTGTTAGGACCTTTCAAATGAACGGTTGTATACTCCGGGTGTTCTGCGACGTATGCAAGGGCTTCATTGATTTCTATCTGGTCATCAGCCCCATCACAAATATAGTTTCCTTCCCCGTCTCCAGTCACATAAACCGTCATTCCTGAAGGTGTGGTAGAAAGGGCGGTTGTTCCCATTATAATCAGGAACAAGAAGACTGTAATGTAAACTCCCATTTTCTTTCTTTTTTCCCACCTTTTTATAAGATCTTTCCCGTTCATTTTTTATCCCTGTACCCTGAGATATAAATCCTCCAAACTTGAAAAAAGTTTATCGCTGGAAGGTATTGCCACCGGAGTTATTTAAAAACCTGATTTCCTCAGTGATCTCACAGGTTTAGTCTTTATTAACAGTTCATACAGGTTTAATACGCTCGACAGTTTAAAATAATTTATTGCAAACCATCGGCTTTTCTTGAATGCACATGAGCTCCAATATAAAGGATACTAACCATTGATTACGGCTGTGTACAAAAAGCTTATGTGCTTAAATTTATTAAATTTGTATTGGGGGTACATATCGAAAGTACAATACCTTCTGAATTATAATATGCCTATTTATAAAATAAAGTTCAAATTAATTTTCTTATACAGTTCTCTGATTTAAGTTTAGTACAGAAACATATGAGTACCTTTTAAATTATATACACTATCAAATTATATATCTTCTCTAGCTGAGTTACTACTTATTATAAAATTTTATTATTACTTCTGCATGAAATTGTCTACTATGAATTTTCTCCACTTGCATACATTCCATTAGATCTCAATGAATATCATATGAAATGAAGTACAAAGAATATTCAGATGTGTTTCCTGATAAAAATAAGTTGGAAGAACTCAAAAATCTGGTTACGGAGGTTTTTATAATTTCCGCACTACCAGCCTCTTAGAGTTCTCCTCCTGAAGTTAGAGCCATTAAACTACAGCTTTCTCTTCTATATTCAGCATTGGGCGTTTTTTTTCATCTTCTACTTCACTGCTGTAGAATGCTACATAATCCGCATTTTCGGTACGTGTTTTAATCAGGAACCCTGTATTTTCGTACTCGCCGTTGACGTACTCTTTTACTAGATCAGTTACGTTCAGCTCATAGTACCTGTTGTCCGGTATATCGCTTCCGTTCAGGGTTATCGTAGCGTACGGTGCATCCCCCTGGGAGATATTATTCATGTCGAACCAGTCTCCTCCGGGATGTGTCCAGTGCACACCATCATCCCTGCTGTTCCAGGTCACATTTTCTGGATCCCAGGCTACAGCGGGCCTGTATATCTCTACTACCGCATCTTCCGGCCTTTCCCGTCCGTCAGGATAATACCAGTAGAGGGAAAGAGTTGCATTGGTAATATTTTCAGCATCGTTGTATTCACTCAGGTCAAACAGGAGCAGATCTCTGTATCTTCCTACTCCAGGTCTGCCTCCGATGTCAATATACACCTTATCCTGGTAGACTGTATTAGGAGATGCTTCCCTTAGGCGGTTGTCTATAACAATGCCTGTTGCATTTGATACGTTCCCAGCTTCGACTTCCTGCTCAGAAGCAGTCTCTGTTACAGCAGAGGAAGTCTCTGTTACAGTATTGTCGTTAACTATAGTCTGGTCATTGGTCGTTGCAACTTCGGTTTCTTTTGTCTCTGTTACAGCAGTTAAAGAATTGCCAATAGAGCCATATCCATATCCTTTCGCTACCCAAT
The Methanosarcina sp. WWM596 DNA segment above includes these coding regions:
- a CDS encoding glycosyltransferase, with product MYSALTLCFNSLISDPISIVSSPSQLSDRPLRHEFTVLIPAQNEEASIGSKVLIAASYADRVLVIDKGSTDRTMEVAALGGARVVPLTGGEESLIKILYRASLDSELVVLIYPECMQDIDLLSHVLEPLRQGFDLSIGSWPCRISCEQETVMLLNGKSTFKEKIGFLAINSRSLQNISSGKEHMSLKSLLSAAKTEDLKVNYLSFDVDPAFRKLESARIGVVIPAYNEELLIGETLSGIPEYVDRIYVIDDCSIDRTGEIVKKFGDPRIVYLRHEVNKGVGAGIINGYKLALKDEMDIVVVMAGDNQMDPAQLPRLIFPIIEGWADYTKGNRLLSDNFMTGMSRWRSFGNLLLSFLTKIGSGYWHIMDPQNGYTAISRQALEVIDLDSVYPYYGYCNDLLIKLNAFGMRVMDVVIPARYGREKSSIKYSKYILKVSPMLFRGFLWRLRIKYTVLDFHPLVLFYFLGMLALPLSVLLGFWGLLQLLFQNPLPSYYPLLGFFVLGTGLQMLLFGMLFDMQVEKKRNDRVGLAR
- a CDS encoding disaggregatase related repeat-containing protein, with product MNKNPWIYRQGEKKKKGILILILILLAGVTVALSNTPSEQTVYVNTDGSEAFNCDGIDDQVEINKALAYVAENPEYTTVHLKGPNTYTISSSILIGSNTILEGDSTTVIKLEDKAGWPEEKPLITQIDSSGNQNITIRGFEIDGNHDGNKEKGRGKGYYNLIHFLNCKNIQVYDMYMHDSHGDGLKVVKGYNIQFYNNTIYKLGHDALYIIYSSNVKAWNNKITCRTNSGLRVYNGNQVKFYNNVINSEGEGGAGIEIQKAGSSTVMDEIEIYNNLIYETNAAGIWITGYGSTYSKDSAKDIYIHNNKFYKTGINFGADWAGGIVINGFYDTLIENNVFDGCYGAAIAHKEVNNEFSSPESGYTTIARNNIIINTQSNPAAGEGYAFYNELKNTHSFILQNNCLLNNSGGDYMYASSTSDVQADPALIEQLGKNGSSVQNLPCADAINAGPQEMPYEIDEHGIDARREEGIKYDIERAISKIVKFVKNTFLGFTSGESDEETLKIASLSVVSDNRLKEESPNTTYRETEYTDVGKRPEGGIYRAVMIFELNELDEADRIEKATLSLFWYYPEVARLEDTVLEVYRPEKWCEEHVTWEERETETLWQNPGGDWYDKNGVSQGSNPYATITIKSSDLPEDRYYELDVTELVQEYTSGKYENTGFLIKARVEDNNYIAFYSSEWQNKAQRPKLTIEYTNK
- a CDS encoding right-handed parallel beta-helix repeat-containing protein, coding for MNGKDLIKRWEKRKKMGVYITVFLFLIIMGTTALSTTPSGMTVYVTGDGEGNYICDGADDQIEINEALAYVAEHPEYTTVHLKGPNTYVISDSIFIGSDTILEGDPTAVVKLKDKANWAVTKPLITQINSFGNQNITIKGFEINGNHDANTDKKKGAGYYNLIHLVNSTNIQVHDMYMHDSHGDGLKVENSSNIRFYDNTVYKLGHDGLYGIQSQYLEAWNNTITCRTNSGLRVWDSNHVKFHDNTIDSFYHWSAGGPGIQIQKSSAVMDDIEIYNNTIHDTYGPGIWLLAYGNYPLTEAQNVHIHHNTFYSTGTNPSIDWVGGIVTSGFNNTLIENNVFDGTYHAAIVPMYPTDRSIEVSPKGTGYTTIVRNNIITNTKRRKSESSGTGFGVVNYLPKTHRLVLENNCFYNNVAGDYRNATSTSDIYVNPLFANQKKNDYHLRSAGGRWNGKTWVKDIENSPCIDAGYSSSDYSNEPEDNGKRINIGRYGNTGEASRSGVMPGYVAWWHQIFSSEWRMFRILLRSLYLLFF